A single Xylanimonas cellulosilytica DSM 15894 DNA region contains:
- the nadA gene encoding quinolinate synthase NadA, which yields MTSVNLQIAGAPGATCDPDLAAGPWDFDTVPGYGPGASIADVAPPSAPRQGTLPAQYREASEEELHARIVAARATLGSRVVVLGHFYQRDEIVQHADFLGDSFQLANAAQTVPDAETIVFCGVHFMAETADVLAKDDQAVILPNLAAGCSMADMADIDSVEEAWAQLSALYGEEPDADGRVPVIPVTYMNSAADLKAFCGRHGGIVCTSSNAETVLEWAFERGQRVLFFPDQHLGRNTAKKMGVPLEQMPLWNPRKPLGGSTEDELLAAKVLLWHGFCSVHKRFTVDQITRARADHPGVRVIVHPECPAPVVDAADEAGSTDYIRKAVAAATEPTTFAIGTEINMVNRLAAEYPQHTIFCLDPVVCPCSTMYRIHPGYLAWVLEELVAGRVVNQVRVPDDVAADARVALERMLAAKPKVSA from the coding sequence ATGACCTCGGTGAACCTCCAGATCGCCGGCGCCCCGGGCGCCACGTGCGACCCCGACCTCGCGGCGGGGCCGTGGGACTTCGACACCGTGCCCGGCTACGGCCCGGGTGCGTCCATCGCCGACGTCGCCCCACCGTCCGCCCCCCGCCAGGGGACGCTGCCCGCGCAGTACCGCGAGGCCTCCGAGGAGGAGCTGCACGCGCGCATCGTCGCCGCGCGCGCGACGCTGGGCTCCCGCGTCGTCGTGCTGGGGCACTTCTACCAGCGCGACGAGATCGTGCAGCACGCCGACTTCCTGGGCGACTCGTTCCAGCTCGCCAACGCCGCCCAGACGGTGCCCGACGCCGAGACGATCGTCTTCTGCGGCGTGCACTTCATGGCCGAGACGGCGGACGTGCTCGCCAAGGACGACCAGGCCGTGATCCTGCCCAACCTCGCGGCGGGCTGCTCGATGGCGGACATGGCCGACATCGACTCCGTCGAGGAGGCGTGGGCCCAGCTGTCGGCGCTGTACGGCGAGGAGCCCGACGCCGACGGCCGCGTGCCCGTCATCCCTGTGACCTACATGAACTCCGCCGCCGACCTCAAGGCGTTCTGCGGCCGCCACGGCGGAATCGTCTGCACGTCGTCGAACGCCGAGACGGTGCTGGAGTGGGCGTTCGAGCGCGGGCAGCGCGTGCTGTTCTTCCCCGACCAGCACCTGGGCCGCAACACCGCGAAGAAGATGGGCGTGCCGCTCGAGCAGATGCCGCTGTGGAACCCGCGCAAGCCGCTGGGCGGGTCCACCGAGGACGAGCTGCTCGCCGCGAAGGTGCTGCTGTGGCACGGCTTCTGCTCCGTCCACAAGCGGTTCACCGTCGACCAGATCACGCGGGCGCGCGCGGACCACCCCGGCGTGCGCGTCATCGTGCACCCCGAGTGCCCCGCCCCCGTCGTCGACGCCGCGGACGAGGCCGGCTCCACCGACTACATCCGCAAGGCCGTCGCCGCGGCCACCGAGCCGACCACCTTCGCCATCGGCACCGAGATCAACATGGTGAACCGGCTGGCCGCGGAGTACCCGCAGCACACGATCTTCTGCCTCGACCCCGTCGTGTGCCCGTGCTCGACCATGTACCGCATCCACCCCGGCTACCTCGCCTGGGTGCTGGAGGAGCTCGTCGCCGGGCGTGTGGTCAACCAGGTGCGTGTGCCCGACGACGTCGCCGCCGACGCCCGGGTGGCCCTGGAGCGCATGCTCGCGGCGAAGCCGAAGGTCTCGGCCTGA